The segment AATGGGAATAGTTAGGTAAAGTCCCTCCCCTTCTGATGGACCGCCATGAGACATAATTtcagaaaaaatacatatggtagtagggctgcaactaacgattattgtcattgtcaactaatctgtcgattatttcttcgattagtcgactaatcattttatatctgtcgattatttcttcgattagtcgactaatcattttatcgaaaaatgttgaaaaatgtcggtgtgtctctcccaaaccccaaaattatgtcatctaatgtcttgtttcatactcacgccaaagggttttagttcactgtcacgggagagtgtgtaaagctgccaatatctgaacagaagaagctgcagtaagagtattttggggtactttatagtactatgaaaaatgactcaaaccgattatttaaatagtcgattagtcatcgttgcagccctatatGGTAGATAATGGTGAGAGACAAATAATTGTTAGAtcctgtttgaattgtgccatgaattacacaCATGATGGTTGtcaatttaaaacatatttttgcaaGACAAGAAAGTTGCAGTTTGTTGTAAAAATTCTGAATACGTAATTAAGACAGGCCCCTAGGAAGTGTGCCAGGCTATGAAGACTGTTATCTCAGTGGCCAGACAGTGGAATTATGTCCATCACAAGATGTCATGTGCCCCAAAACACTTCCTCTAATAGACTTGCATGGCAAAAGTGACATCTGCAAATCAGTGGTTGCATCTTTTTGAGCATCACCACCGCCGCAAATGATTCATTTTAcaatcagaatttgatccatttggtctgataacatttggaaaggcTAGACGAGCCGCAgcatttaataattttatccccatttaagCTAATTAAGCACTACACCTGAAGTAGCTCACTCAGCGAAAGTCTGTAGTGCACCTGCTCTGCTTTTTTTTAGCTTCATGTGCCACCgagcaacttttataggaatgaGCCCCctcctccaacgctgtatccatttctcttcatacatccatgaaTTACAAAGACTACACATGTTGCGTAGGTGACGTCACACCTTTCTTTCTTGCTGAAGCTGTGGcgcctgtgtgtttgtatcagGATATACTCACACGGGCAACAGGTCTTGCTTGTTTTTTGCTGCCTGGCACATAAAAAGATCAGGAGTCGCTGGATAAAGCACAGCAGGTAAGATAACATTACATATATGTGTGGAACATAGCTAAGTTACCTGGTTAGCTAGCTGATGTAGGTGACGTATATTGTGCGAGACGAGAAGTGTAGTTCACTGAGCGGTTTTACACGAAACTAAATGGTGCTATGACACACCTACAACAAACTGCGACTTTCGTAACTGTTTCTAAAAATTAAGAACTAAGAATTGtttgttttcgttaccttggAATAAGATGTTTATATCAAGGCATGCAGAGCAAGTCGTCCTTCATGGAGCCCGCCACGTTGTTGATTGACACATCAAccactggctttagataggaCCTTCTGCATTTTTGCGtaggccaccatagttctcttacacacttggcacacaggaggaGTGTGAGTGCTGCAACCTCaatgctagatgccactaaatcccacacatggacctttaaaaactgcatatttttacattatatacTGCTTCTATCTCAGATTTCTTTTTGAGTGAGCTATTCCTTCAAGGCCAACATCGGACCATTCATGCCTCTGTGTATCTTCACTTTCATTTACAGTTAAAAACCCGCGGCCCTGTGAGCCACATGACGGCAGCAGTCAGTTGAGCGAAGGTGAGAGTGATTTGACCAGCAACAAAACCTCAGCCCCTGAGAGACAGGGACCTCTCAGCCATTCAGAGACCAAGTTTCACACTCCTGTCCCCACCAACCCAATCTCAGAATCTTCAGAGGCAGTGTGTGCACACCAGGACCGGCCCCTCGCCTTTGACCAAACAAAGCTGGCGGTGGCGGCTGCTGCGTTCAGAGGGCCGTCAGTTCAACGAGGCTCCTCTCAAACACAGAGTCTAGCCAGGGTGCTGCAGTCCGGCCTGCCAAACCTTGTTAACGCTTCATTAAAGCAAACATTTTCAACCCACAGCATAGATGCACAGAACGATGGCAATGGAACAGTGGGATCTGAACAGAAAAGTGTTGTTCAAGATTGTAAGTCAGACTgtgaagcagcagaaaggaTACATGGGAAATCATCCAGCACTGGGACAACAGAAGAGAGGACAGGTCATGTCCTGGGACTAGATTGTTACTCTTCTTCTGATGAGGAGTGTGACACGTGATGCTGTTTGATCATGAAATGTAATGGTCCCTTTTTCTCTACATCTTAATTACAGTGAA is part of the Epinephelus moara isolate mb chromosome 10, YSFRI_EMoa_1.0, whole genome shotgun sequence genome and harbors:
- the si:dkey-86e18.1 gene encoding uncharacterized protein si:dkey-86e18.1 gives rise to the protein MARNEEKQQGKLNRLWLQKEREEGRLKDGHQRRPKLSTLNSASSVKKWIPSIKNDIEYYLQQSQLPHYPERKIAEFQLHIEALEREYKSFIAKLRVLDPACKHKPWTPRAYCKRRADTQDAPRIVKNPRPCEPHDGSSQLSEGESDLTSNKTSAPERQGPLSHSETKFHTPVPTNPISESSEAVCAHQDRPLAFDQTKLAVAAAAFRGPSVQRGSSQTQSLARVLQSGLPNLVNASLKQTFSTHSIDAQNDGNGTVGSEQKSVVQDCKSDCEAAERIHGKSSSTGTTEERTGHVLGLDCYSSSDEECDT